One region of Brassica napus cultivar Da-Ae chromosome A10, Da-Ae, whole genome shotgun sequence genomic DNA includes:
- the LOC106403523 gene encoding monocopper oxidase-like protein SKS2, which yields MEAYSNGVLGTNCPIPPQWNFTYSFQVKDQIRSFFYFPSLHFQRASGGFGPIVINNRDLIHILFSKSDGDISFMIGDWYTHNHTALRSVLDSSEELGMPDGVLINGKGPYKYNTNVPDGIQYKTINVDPGKTYRIRVHNVGVSTSLNFRIQNHKLLLVETECRYTSQTNFTDFDIHVVQSYSFLVTMDQNASSDYCIVASARFVNETEWQRVTGVGILHYSNSKGHASGLLPLPSTDVSHPWGARPNPHGSHHYGQINITGTYILRSMPPTKINGSLRSTLNGVSFLNPSTPMTLADKHRLKGVYKLDFPSRPVDSKPPRLESSIINATYKGFIQVIFQNNDTKVQTFHIDGYSFYVVTMDFGNWTEDKKGSYNNWDAISRSTIEV from the exons ATGGAAGCTTACTCAA ACGGTGTTCTTGGAACTAACTGTCCCATTCCTCCTCAATGGAACTTCACTTATAGCTTTCAAGTCAAAGATCAGATCAGAAGCTTCTTCTACTTCCCTTCGCTTCACTTCCAGAGAGCTTCTGGTGGGTTTGGTCCAATCGTAATCAACAACCGGGATCTTATTCATATCCTTTTCAGTAAGTCTGATGGTGATATCAGCTTTATGATTGGTGATTGGTATACTCACAACCATACA GCATTGAGGAGTGTACTTGACTCTAGTGAAGAACTTGGGATGCCTGATGGAGTTCTCATCAATGGCAAGGGTCCTTACAAGTACAACACCAATGTACCTGATGGAATTCAATACAAAACCATTAACGTTGATCCAG GGAAAACATACAGGATCCGTGTCCACAATGTTGGTGTCTCGACAAGCTTGAACTTCAGGATTCAGAACCACAAGTTGCTCTTAGTTGAAACAGAATGTCGCTACACCTCCCAAACAAACTTCACCGATTTTGATATTCATGTGGTACAGTCTTACTCATTCTTGGTCACCATGGACCAAAACGCATCAAGTGACTACTGCATTGTGGCGAGTGCAAGATTTGTGAATGAAACAGAATGGCAAAGAGTCACAGGCGTTGGCATTCTTCATTATTCCAACTCCAAAGGGCATGCCTCTGGTCTTCTACCACTTCCATCAACTGATGTTTCTCACCCTTG GGGAGCTCGTCCAAATCCACATGGATCACATCACTATGGACAGATAAACATCACAGGCACATACATCTTGAGGAGTATGCCTCCAACCAAAATCAATGGGTCACTTCGTTCTACGCTTAATGGGGTTTCATTTCTGAATCCAAGCACGCCCATGACGCTTGCGGATAAGCATAGACTGAAAGGAGTTTATAAGCTGGATTTCCCATCCAGGCCTGTTGACAGTAAACCTCCACGTCTGGAGAGTTCTATCATCAATGCAACATACAAGGGATTTATTCAAGTTATCTTCCAGAACAATGACACCAAAGTCCAGACCTTCCATATCGATGGATATTCCTTCTACGTCGTTAC GATGGACTTTGGTAACTGGACggaagacaaaaaaggttctTATAACAACTGGGATGCAATATCACGAAGCACGATAGAG GTTTAA
- the LOC106405345 gene encoding probable pectinesterase/pectinesterase inhibitor 59, producing MHVMMHRIYFLSLYLISLLFLCLHPFTISADDNSTTGIDKWCNQTPYPDPCKCYFKNHNGFRLPTQLSEFRLMLVEATMDRAISARDELARSSGNCTDYRKQAVFADCINLYEDTIVQLTRTLAGVAPKAGAGKKCTDFDAQTWLSTALTNIETCRRGSSDLNVSDFITPIVSNTKISNLISNCLAVNGALLPTGNNSTTTADGKDFPTWVSGKERRLLQLQSARAVRANIVVAKDGSGQVTTVQAAIDVAGRRKLMSKRFVIYVKRGIYQENINVRLNNDNIMLVGDGMRSTIITGGRSVKGGYTTYNSATAGIEGLHFIAKGLTFRNTAGPAKGQAVALRSSSDLSIFYKCSIEGYQDTLMVHSQRQFYRECYIYGTIDFIFGNAAVVFQNCIILPRRPLHGQSNVITAQGRADPFQNTGISIHNSRILPAPDLKPVLRTVKTYMGRPWMKYSRTVVLQTYLDSVVSPFGWSPWIEGSIFGLDTLFYAEYKNSGPASSTRWRVRWNGFHVLKRASDASAFTVGRFIAGPAWLPRTGIPFTPGL from the exons ATGCATGTGATGATGCACAGAATCTATTTTCTATCTCTATATTTAATATCACTATTGTTTCTCTGCCTTCATCCTTTCACCATTTCAGCCGACGATAATTCCACCACCGGCATTGACAAGTGGTGCAACCAAACTCCTTATCCTGATCCATGCAAATGCTACTTCAAAAACCACAATGGTTTCCGACTGCCGACACAGCTATCCGAGTTCCGACTAATGCTGGTGGAAGCAACCATGGATCGGGCTATATCCGCCCGGGACGAGCTTGCTCGGTCAAGTGGGAACTGCACTGACTACCGGAAGCAAGCCGTTTTTGCTGACTGCATTAACTTATATGAAGACACGATCGTGCAGCTAACTCGGACGCTAGCTGGCGTGGCTCCAAAAGCCGGTGCTGGAAAAAAGTGCACCGACTTTGACGCTCAGACGTGGCTGAGCACCGCACTTACAAACATCGAGACTTGCCGACGCGGCTCTTCCGATCTCAACGTCTCAGATTTCATTACACCGATAGTTTCAAACACCAAAATCTCCAACTTAATAAGCAACTGCTTAGCTGTCAACGGAGCCCTCTTGCCCACCGGTAACAATAGTACCACCACTGCTGATGGAAAGGACTTTCCGACGTGGGTATCCGGTAAAGAGAGGAGACTTCTACAGTTGCAATCAGCGCGTGCTGTACGAGCTAACATCGTGGTTGCCAAGGACGGGTCGGGTCAAGTCACGACGGTGCAAGCGGCTATAGACGTGGCTGGACGGAGAAAGTtgatgtcaaagaggtttgtgaTATACGTGAAGAGAGGGATATATCAAGAAAACATAAACGTACGTCTCAATAACGATAACATAATGTTGGTCGGAGATGGAATGAGATCCACCATTATCACCGGTGGTCGAAGTGTCAAAGGTGGTTACACCACTTACAACTCCGCCACTGCGg GTATTGAAGGACTTCACTTCATAGCCAAAGGCCTAACATTTCGGAACACGGCAGGACCTGCCAAGGGCCAGGCCGTGGCACTTCGGTCATCCTCAGACCTCTCAATCTTCTACAAATGCTCAATCGAAGGATACCAAGACACATTGATGGTCCACTCGCAACGTCAATTTTACCGCGAGTGCTACATCTACGGAACCATTGATTTCATATTTGGAAATGCAGCTGTAGTTTTTCAAAACTGTATCATCCTCCCTCGCCGGCCACTACATGGTCAATCCAATGTCATAACCGCGCAAGGTCGTGCTGATCCATTTCAGAACACAGGGATCTCTATCCATAACTCAAGAATCCTACCGGCCCCTGATCTCAAACCGGTCCTCCGTACTGTTAAGACATACATGGGCCGGCCTTGGATGAAGTACTCGCGCACTGTGGTACTCCAGACGTATTTGGATAGTGTTGTGAGTCCATTCGGATGGTCACCGTGGATCGAAGGTTCCATTTTCGGCTTAGACACGCTGTTCTATGCGGAGTATAAGAATAGCGGACCAGCTTCCTCCACGCGGTGGCGTGTTCGTTGGAATGGGTTTCATGTGTTGAAAAGAGCTTCCGATGCTTCTGCTTTCACCGTTGGAAGATTTATCGCTGGTCCTGCGTGGCTCCCACGCACAGGCATACCCTTCACTCCCGGCCTTTAA
- the LOC106406793 gene encoding trehalose-phosphate phosphatase A, whose translation MDIKSGHSSPVMTDSPQISNSRLTVRQSRLPPYSSATAVSQNNNLLLTVPRKKTGIIDDVKANAWLDAMIASSPTPAIVNKDNISSSDATTDMTYREWTVKYPSALTTFEKIMSVAKGKRIALFLDYDGTLSPIVEEPDAAYMSSDMRTAVQNVAKYFPTAIISGRSRDKVYEFVGLSELYYAGSHGMDIMSPAGESLNHKHLSRTVSINEQGKDVNLFQTASEFLPMIDKVLCSLVESTKDIKGVKVEDNRFCISVHYRNVEEKNWTLVAQCVDDVIRTYPKLRLTYGRKVLEIRPVIDWDKGKAVTFLLESLGLNNCEDVLPIYVGDDRTDEDAFKVLRDGPNHGYGVLVSAMPKVSNAFYSLRDPSEVMEFLKALVTWKRSLG comes from the exons ATGGACATAAAGTCTGGTCACTCGTCTCCAGTAATGACTGATTCTCCACAGATAAGCAACTCGAGATTAACGGTTCGTCAGAGTAGACTACCTCCTTACTCATCAGCCACGGCTGTGTCACAGAACAACAATCTCTTGCTAACAGTTCCCAGAAAGAAAACTGGGATTATTGATGATGTTAAGGCTAATGCTTGGCTTGATGCAATGATAGCTTCTTCTCCTACCCCAGCAATAGTTAATAAAGACAACATAAGCAGCAGTGATGCTACTACGGATATGACTTATCGCGAATGGACGGTCAAGTATCCATCAGCACTTACTACTTTTGAGAAAATCATGAGTGTTGCAAAGGGCAAAAGGATAGCTTTGTTTCTTGATTATGACGGAACACTTTCTCCTATTGTTGAGGAACCTGATGCCGCCTACATGTCAAGTGAT ATGCGTACGGCAGTGCAGAACGTTGCCAAGTACTTCCCAACCGCTATCATTAGTGGAAGAAGCCGTGATAAG gtGTATGAGTTTGTTGGACTGAGTGAACTTTACTACGCCGGAAGCCATGGGATGGACATCATGAGTCCTGCAGGAGAGTCGTTAAACCACAAACATCTCAGCCGTACTGTATCAATTAACGAACAG GGGAAAGATGTTAATCTGTTCCAGACTGCTAGCGAGTTTCTACCAATGATTGATAAG GTGCTTTGTTCGCTTGTGGAGAGTACAAAGGATATCAAAGGAGTCAAAGTAGAAGACAACAGGTTCTGCATCTCTGTGCATTACCGCAATGTAGaagaaaag AACTGGACACTGGTTGCACAATGCGTTGATGATGTCATTAGAACATATCCAAAGCTACGGCTAACATATGGCCGGAAG GTTTTAGAGATCCGTCCGGTTATTGACTGGGACAAAGGGAAAGCTGTGACCTTTCTACTTGAATCTCTCG GCCTAAACAACTGCGAGGATGTTCTTCCAATCTATGTCGGGGATGATCGAACAGATGAAGATGCATTTAAG GTCTTACGAGATGGACCAAACCACGGTTATGGTGTATTAGTCTCTGCTATGCCTAAAGTCAGCAATGCCTTTTACTCTCTTCGTGATCCATCTGAG GTGATGGAGTTTCTGAAAGCattggtgacatggaagagatCATTGGGTTAG